One window from the genome of Salvelinus namaycush isolate Seneca chromosome 19, SaNama_1.0, whole genome shotgun sequence encodes:
- the LOC120063863 gene encoding C-X-C chemokine receptor type 1-like, whose translation MEMPEMDVDLSLFVEFLNFTYPPIDELGVPCNVSILGLSSVGLMITYIAVFILSVLGNSVVIYVVCCMARGRTTTDVYLMHLAMADLLFSSTLPFWAVYVYSHWIFGTFLCKFLSGLQDAAFYCGVFLLACISVDRYLAIVKATQALAQRRHLVGLVCGAVWLGAGLLSLPVALQREAIQPEDLEGQIICFENLTAASSDRWRVGVRVIRHLLGFFLPLSVMVVCYSCTAATLFRGVRNGGQKHKAMRVILAVVLAFVACWLPRNISVLVDTLMRSGSLGEETCEFQNKVSVALYVTEVMAFLHCAVNPVLYAFIGQKFRNQLLVVLHKHGLISKRLMVAYRSGSVNSTASQRSRNTSVTL comes from the coding sequence ATGGAAATGCCAGAAATGGATGTTGACCTTTCTCTCTTCGTTGAATTCCTCAACTTCACTTATCCTCCCATAGACGAGCTGGGGGTCCCTTGTAACGTCTCTATCTTGGGCTTGAGCAGTGTTGGTCTAATGATCACCTACATCGCTGTGTTCATCCTCAGTGTGCTGGGTAACAGTGTAGTCATCTACGTGGTATGCTGCATGGCCAGGGGCCGGACCACCACAGACGTCTATCTGATGCACCTAGCAATGGCTGACCTCCTCTTCTCCTCGACCCTCCCCTTCTGGGCCGTCTATGTCTACTCCCACTGGATTTTCGGTACCTTCCTCTGCAAGTTCCTGTCTGGCCTCCAGGATGCTGCCTTTTATTGTGGGGTTTTCCTGTTAGCGTGCATTAGTGTGGACCGCTACCTGGCTATCGTGAAGGCCACGCAGGCACTGGCCCAGCGGCGCCACCTGGTGGGGTTGGTGTGCGGAGCCGTGTGGCTGGGGGCGGGGCTACTTTCGTTGCCCGTGGCACTCCAACGGGAGGCTATCCAACCCGAGGATCTTGAAGGCCAGATAATCTGCTTTGAGAACCTGACTGCGGCGAGCAGCGACCGGTGGCGGGTGGGAGTGCGGGTGATTCGCCATCTGCTGGGCTTCTTCCTGCCACTGTCGGTCATGGTCGTCTGCTACAGCTGCACTGCAGCGACGCTGTTCCGTGGCGTGCGCAACGGCGGCCAGAAGCACAAGGCCATGCGCGTCATCCTGGCCGTGGTGCTGGCGTTCGTGGCATGCTGGCTGCCGCGCAACATCAGCGTGCTGGTAGACACGCTGATGCGGAGCGGCTCGCTGGGCGAGGAGACGTGTGAGTTCCAGAACAAGGTGAGCGTGGCGCTGTATGTGACTGAGGTGATGGCGTTCCTGCACTGCGCCGTCAACCCCGTGCTATATGCCTTCATCGGGCAGAAGTTCCGGAACCAGCTCTTGGTGGTGCTCCACAAGCATGGGCTGATCAGCAAGAGGTTGATGGTGGCGTACCGCAGTGGCTCAGTCAACAGCACGGCCAGTCAAAGGTCTAGGAACACCTCTGTTACCCTGTAA